In Chiloscyllium plagiosum isolate BGI_BamShark_2017 chromosome 39, ASM401019v2, whole genome shotgun sequence, one genomic interval encodes:
- the bcl2l12 gene encoding apoptosis facilitator Bcl-2-like protein 14, which produces MGTDSQDRGMVVNKQYSEERHSLIVLKNETKLVMDAFLQRTVMLEEGANIGHVGRYYHDSRKFISTSPKSSDSNSAVKSHIRRKSNRKGSLEQETEEEKKRSLKRTEGAEDNVGWDTEDEEIAKAEEKKHGFRTTIKKLIRRQRKKTSSDKSVKKSKDSLDLLEDDGSGKHGSRGDSKSNSMKRQKNVNHLISGTHGPVEVDTCNVREEAAEETSKHSSKKSGTKKRFNLFRKYSQGKVGEAPVVLENDQEPRPSSPRPNTLHLMTDHVNSMDKGLVQSEKVEFYSKVAKKLDKLAQQYCAQSDVDRLSPSIEIRVPETANNNDPQNTVTEKEKMIEKIVLLLQQQGDGINEKMKEDPVLQRTVSRMSFRSFSHLVDVFTANVEEQHGGPAASPELTKIALTMELTRRVAGISSHPVQQLMGYSMQYMDMFVPWLQENGGWTKVLPMDNESEYQID; this is translated from the exons ATGGGAACAGACTCTCAGGATCGCGGGATGGTGGTGAATAAGCAGTACAGCGAGGAGAGGCACAGCCTCATCGTCCTAAAGAATGAAACCAAACTGGTGATGGACGCCTTCCTCCAGAGAACGGTGATGTTAGAGGAGGGCGCGAATATAGGCCATGTCGGTCGATATTACCATGACAGCAGGAAGTTCATTTCAAC gagtccAAAGAGTTCAGATTCTAACTCGGCTGTGAAATCTCACATCCGGCGAAAGTCGAATCGTAAAGGGAGTTTGGAGCAGGAAACGGAGGAGGAGAAGAAGAGGAGCCTGAAGCGAACGGAAGGAGCCGAGGACAATGTTGGTTGGGATACCGAGGATGAGGAAATCGCCAAGGCCGAAGAGAAAAAACACGGCTTCAGGACAACGATCAAGAAGCTGATCAGGCGGCAGAGGAAGAAAACCAGCAGTGATAAATCTGTCAAAAAGTCCAAGGATTCTTTGGATCTACTCGAAGATGATGGATCTGGGAAGCATGGCAGTAGAGGTGATTCAAAGAGTAATTCGATGAAAAGGCAAAAGAATGTGAACCATTTGATCTCTGGCACACACGGTCCAGTAGAGGTAGATACCTGCAATGTGAGGGAAGAGGCTGCAGAGGAGACCAGTAAACATAGCTCCAAGAAGAGTGGCACTAAGAAACGTTTCAATCTGTTTCGGAAATATTCGCAGGGGAAAGTTGGAGAAGCTCCCGTCGTGCTGGAGAACGATCAGGAGCCCAGGCCTTCCTCACCACGGCCCAATACACTGCACCTAATGACTGACCACGTGAACAGCATGGACAAAG GGTTAGTCCAAAGTGAGAAGGTGGAATTCTATTCAAAAGTGGCCAAGAAACTGGATAAATTAGCTCAGCAATACTGCGCGCAGTCAGATGTTGACCGACTGAGCCCGAGCATCGAGATTCGCGTGCCAGAAACGG CGAACAATAATGATCCGCAGAATACGGTGACTGAGAAGGAGAAGATGATCGAGAAGATCGTGCTGTTGTTACAGCAACAAGGAGATGGAATCAATGAGAAG ATGAAGGAAGACCCGGTTCTCCAACGGACCGTGAGCCGCATGTCCTTCCGGAGCTTCTCCCATTTGGTGGATGTCTTCACGGCCAATGTCGAAGAGCAGCACGGGGGTCCCGCTGCTAGTCCCGAGCTGACCAAGATCGCGCTGACCATGGAGCTCACCCGCAGGGTCGCTGGGATCAGCAGCCATCCCGTGCAGCAGCTGATGGGCTACAGCATGCAGTACATGGACATGTTCGTGCCCTGGCTACAGGAGAATGGCGGATGG ACAAAGGTGTTGCCTATGGACAACGAATCTGAATATCAAATTGACTGA